From a region of the Leishmania braziliensis MHOM/BR/75/M2904 complete genome, chromosome 2 genome:
- a CDS encoding putative ubiquitin-conjugating enzyme e2: MPGLSLAQSRLREERKAWRRDRPFGFWAKPLEIVPGSCRLSGVKHMREGTQLTLPTASGTVASNTAASSSSVSISSSSATSGASTAESLTSAAAATPAGLDLLHWEAGIPGKPGTPWEGGEFRLRLSFTEDYPTKPPKCVFTPVLFHPNVYPSGTVCLSILNEEKDWRPNITIKQILLAIQELLNHPNLKDPAQEEPYRVYMRDVKEYEARVREEVRKHHWKG, from the coding sequence ATGCCAGGGCTATCCCTGGCGCAGTCGCGCCTGCGCGAGGAGCGAAAGGCTTGGCGGAGGGATCGACCGTTTGGTTTTTGGGCAAAGCCCCTCGAGATCGTCCCAGGCAGCTGCCGTCTCAGCGGTGTCAAGCACATGCGCGAAGGAACGCAGCTGACGCTGCCCACGGCCTCTGGTACGGTGGCCAGCAACACGGCcgcctcgtcttcctctgtGTCCATCTCTTCATCGAGTGCGACGTCTGGGGCTAGCACTGCGGAGTCCCTCAcctctgcagcggcagcaacccCGGCCGGGCTGGACCTGCTTCACTGGGAGGCGGGCATTCCTGGCAAGCCTGGTACGCCGTGGGAGGGCGGCGAgttccgcctccgcctgAGCTTCACGGAGGACTACCCGACAAAGCCCCCCAAGTGTGTCTTCACGCCGGTGCTCTTCCACCCCAACGTGTACCCGAGCGGCACCGTCTGCCTCTCTATTCTGAATGAAGAGAAGGACTGGCGCCCGAACATTACCATCAAGCAGATATTACTGGCCATCcaggagctgctgaaccACCCCAACCTCAAGGACCcggcgcaggaggagccGTATAGGGTGTACATGCGCGACGTCAAGGAGTACGAGGCGCGCGTGCGGGAGGAGGTGCGGAAACATCATTGGAAAGGCTAA
- a CDS encoding putative RNA-editing complex protein MP81 has translation MHTAALRQASTPSTCPPGTADDGLGSSRVHNGGSSDRCASAPPRSGNSAGATPRPLSSPPSESPEVRFYDTFLLSNVDLHLILLEEAHYKHGVWLNVPPQLAPSIPDMGPPAVPEPLYPTTQQARLAAMATALAAAQAKGKCGPKASSRGTTDAELIREPTCLAYRPTHGPPPFSTTGTSSLWISEQRLGATGAASSPPAGDAVASAFASVASPTTASAVEGCVAEGAAQTGVHTVAIRGPVDASLLYHCSECGRPFRRRQAAELHVQQRHEQHGSSAAVVEGPGPGEVLGYEERPLSVATTAATKTAAAACQQSILPRKCAEEASGEDAGGGHVTAGKGVADASGAGRLSGSDRSAAYCSPPRVELPGDALIDSLLEDVWDDVGLTRDDIDKPADLPTGRAGLQQHPKQAYSSCHGRFFIPSVLFVEGTADNRAELEAAAAARPVARATPEGAAPGIKRRPSSVSSVLSSSTIAARLLLAQQRNADGTLGAGGDSAAIGRGIGGGTLGAAPTAQELSIAELSRHYPNPFGDSPNATLMESEREPINPFIDLEGKAAAVDASQKASCDAVTQSGAAPDSTADEAVLAPVTEEMEWLSRWAARPYACPLCQRRALPDVMRIMAPLLPSSLRADIDATTSGTLTAGAYGDDRGASWCPESGSKLATAAAAAAEGLTPGATAVASLSKPAGGAPPPGSLEDQPLVADVEAWSWYAERVPRFRLLDSLEGHLQSKHPGCCCGDDEAEAARDDDTGVDDYDTLSDADWRRLYHVARHQKLLARAELLAVQRAYRIMFPTQHSTSAEALSSAKRNGIDFLNGIDGDAGKEGARNATIPDEASDTGDASAGDSPASVSASDATAAEDTDVPQVHVRSAVNTVLIGTVRDVQEGFLGATRIMQYVLAVRDTTAESQGSVSADEMGSNVVANQEEDGGADVDEDLIVVRCVGDLVPVALLKQQVRLGSTMFVAGSLRMNRNVDTVSRRSHAYPYVKVVPPLGCVRVLGA, from the coding sequence ATGCATACCGCCGCCCTTCGACAAGCCAGCACGCCATCGACTTGTCCCCCTGGCACCGCCGATGACGGCCTCGGCAGTAGCCGCGTCCACAACGGCGGTAGTAGCGACAGATGTGCGTCAGCACCTCCTAggagcggcaacagcgccggggcgacgccgcggccgctgtcatcgccgccgagCGAGAGCCCCGAGGTGCGCTTCTACGATACGTTCCTCTTGTCCAATGTCGACCTACACCTGATCCTCCTCGAGGAGGCGCATTACAAGCATGGCGTGTGGCTCAATGTGCCACCGCAGCTCGCGCCATCCATTCCGGACATGGGCCCGCCCGCTGTGCCAGAGCCCCTCTACCCAACCACACAGCAGGCACGACTAGCGGCCATGGCGACAGCCTTGGCGGCAGCTCAGGCGAAGGGTAAATGTGGCCCAAAggccagcagccgcggcacgACCGATGCGGAGCTCATAAGGGAGCCCACATGCCTTGCCTACCGCCCAACCCACGGCCCGCCGCCCTTCTCCACGACTGGCACGAGCTCGCTATGGATTTCGGAGCAAAGGCTGGGGGCCACCGGAGCAGCCAGCTCCCCCCCTGCaggcgacgccgtcgccagTGCCTTCGCCTCAGTAGCGTCTCCAACGACCGCCTCGGCGGTCGAGGGGTGTGTGGCAGAGGGCGCCGCGCAGACGGGAGTACACACAGTCGCCATTCGCGGCCCGGTGGACGCGTCACTGCTGTACCACTGCAGTGAGTGTGGCCGTCCCTTTAGAAGGCGCCaggcggcagagctgcacgtgcagcagcgccacgagcAGCAcggaagcagcgcagctgtgGTGGAGGGCCCGGGGCCCGGTGAGGTCCTCGGGTACGAGGAGAGGCCTCTTTCCGTAGCCACCACGGCGGCCACGAagactgcagctgcagcgtgccAGCAAAGTATTTTGCCGAGGAAATGCGCGGAAGAGGCGAGTGGAGAGGACGCCGGCGGTGGTCACGTCACGGCTGGGAAGGGTGTCGCCGACGCCTCGGGTGCTGGCAGGCTTTCTGGCTCTGATCGCAGTGCTGCCTACTGTTCGCCCCCGCGCGTAGAGCTCCCGGGGGACGCGCTCATCGACAGCCTTCTCGAGGACGTCTGGGACGACGTGGGGCTAACACGGGACGACATCGACAAACCAGCGGACCTCCCCACAGGACGGGCTGGTCTCCAGCAACACCCCAAGCAGGCCTACAGCAGCTGTCATGGCCGATTTTTCATTCCTAGTGTGCTCTTCGTGGAAGGCACCGCCGACAACcgcgctgagctggaggcagccgcggcggcgcgacCTGTCGCACGAGCCACACCAGAGGGCGCAGCGCCAGGCATCAAACGTCGGCCTTCGTCTGTGTCGTCGGTGTTGTCATCGTCCACGATCGCCGCTCGGCTGCTgctagcgcagcagcgcaacgccGACGGCACTCTCGGAgctggcggcgacagcgctgccatcGGTCGGGGCATCGGCGGTGGGACTCTTGGCGCGGCGCCAACCGCGCAGGAGTTGTCTATAGCGGAGCTCAGCCGTCACTACCCTAACCCCTTTGGTGACAGCCCCAATGCTACCCTGATGGAGTCGGAGAGGGAGCCGATCAACCCATTCATCGACCTCGAGGGTAAGGCAGCTGCGGTCGACGCTTCGCAGAAGGCTTCTTGCGACGCCGTTACCCAGTCGGGTGCGGCGCCCGATAGCACCGCTGACGAAGCTGTCTTGGCCCCAGTCacggaggagatggagtGGCTGTCgcggtgggcagcgaggccgTATGCATGCCCGCTGTGCCAGCGGCGCGCCTTACCGGATGTGATGAGGATCatggcgccgctgctaccCTCGTCGCTAAGGGCAGACATCGATGCGACCACCTCCGGTACGCTGACCGCTGGCGCCTACGGTGACGATCGAGGAGCGAGTTGGTGCCCGGAGTCTGGTTCGAAGCtagccactgctgctgctgctgctgcggaggggTTGACGCCCGGCGCGACTGCAGTCGCTTCCTTGTCGAAGCCTgcaggcggtgcgccgccgccaggcTCCCTCGAGGACCAGCCCCTGGTTGCGGACGTTGAGGCGTGGAGCTGGTACGCCGAGCGGGTGCCGCGCTTCCGGCTGCTGGACTCCCTCGAAGGCCATTTGCAGTCGAAGCAccccggctgctgctgcggggaTGATGAGGCCGAAGCTGCGCGCGACGATGACACTGGCGTAGACGACTACGACACCCTCTCCGATGCGGACTGGCGGCGCCTTTACCATGTTGCTAGGCACCAGAAGCTGTTGGCGCGAGCCGAGTTGCTGGCAGTGCAGCGGGCATACCGCATCATGTTCCccacgcagcacagcacTTCCGCGGAGGCGCTTAGCTCTGCTAAGCGCAACGGAATCGACTTCCTGAATGGCATCGACGGTGATGCCGGCAAGGAGGGTGCCAGGAATGCGACGATCCCCGACGAGGCAAGCGACACGGGAGATGCATCCGCTGGGGATTCGCCTGCATCGGTCTCTGCCAGCGATGCCACGGCTGCTGAGGACACCGATGTCCCTCAGGTGCACGTGCGATCGGCTGTGAACACGGTGCTGATCGGCACGGTGCGGGATGTGCAGGAGGGTTTCCTTGGCGCGACCCGCATTATGCAGTATGTTTTGGCAGTACGAGACACAACTGCGGAGTCGCAGGGCTCCGTCTCTGCAGACGAGATGGGGAGCAATGTGGTTGCCAACCAGGAAGAGGACGGAGGCGCCGATGTGGACGAGGACCTGATTGTCGTGCGCTGTGTCGGCGACCTCGTCCCTGTTGCGttgctgaagcagcaggtTCGTTTGGGCTCTACCATGTTCGTTGCCGGGTCGCTGCGCATGAATCGCAATGTCGACACCGTGTCGCGACGGTCGCACGCGTACCCGTATGTGAAGGTGGTTCCGCCCCTtggctgcgtgcgtgtcttgGGGGCTTAG
- a CDS encoding putative proteasome regulatory non-ATPase subunit 6: MIPGGSVDCAHTLEVAEDYYGKGDRRTARELLQSIVTTDVAVDDGDSIRAKEQAVYRLAELLTVTKDGEAAIQLLSDVRPFFQVLPKAKTTKMVRKLFEHIVQCGVPLKQQEAICLETVDWARKERRTFLRHRLQLRYVEILFAENRKNDALASLSALLKEVRRLDDRTLLLDIYLLESKLYYAVMDIQKARAALVSARTTANSIYCPPLSQAEIDLQSGVLHADEKDNKTAYSYLYEAFEGFHQLGDQARQARRSLRYMILSKISTDSPDELATLLSSKSVLEYKGADVDALRGIADAYNKQDTHLFNNILAKCRTEAEESGAGGGSDTNLLADEVVRRQVNDMYNTLLERHILKVVSPYNRVQIAYVSSLLKLDAMVVEQKLSQLILDRKLRGIVDQQHRCLILFDDEAAEASKPDKDGGEDFYDNAADAAAAADQAPTTLYQDALTALECYNTLVTALFDKINGKFDALVEENIAKHRGAKAKENEDEANRKNKRGGISSTKDAAADRGGKNDKSDSGNKPTRPGDKRR; the protein is encoded by the coding sequence ATGATCCCGGGCGGCTCCGTAGACTGCGCCCACACCCTCGAGGTGGCCGAAGACTACTACGGCAAGGGCGACCGTCGGACAGcgcgcgagctgctgcagtctATCGTCACGACCGACGTCGCGGTGGATGACGGAGACTCGATCCGTGCCAAGGAGCAGGCGGTCTACCGCCTGGCGGAGCTCCTGACAGTCACCAAAGACGGTGAGGCCGCCATCCAGCTGCTGTCGGATGTGCGGCCGTTCTTCCAGGTGCTGCCAAAGGCGAAGACGACAAAGATGGTGCGGAAGTTATTCGAGCACATTGTGCAGTGCGGCGTgccgctgaagcagcaggaggcgatATGCCTGGAAACGGTGGACTGGGCCCGCAAGGAGCGCCGCACCTTCCTGCGTcaccgcctgcagctccgctaCGTGGAGATTCTCTTCGCTGAGAACCGTAAGAACGACGCTCTGGCGTCGCTGAGCGCGCTGCTcaaggaggtgcgccgcctgGACGACCgtacgctgctgctcgacatCTACCTCCTGGAGAGCAAGCTCTACTACGCCGTCATGGATATTCAGAAGGCGAGGGCGGCGCTCGTCTCGGCACGCACAACGGCGAACAGCATCTACTGCCCGCCCCTCTCGCAGGCGGAGATCGACCTCCAGTCCGGCGTTCTGCACGCAGACGAGAAAGACAACAAGACCGCGTACTCTTACCTATACGAGGCCTTTGAGGGGTTCCACCAGCTTGGCGACCAGGCCCGGCAGGCGCGCCGCTCGCTTCGCTACATGATCCTGTCGAAGATCTCTACAGACAGCCCTGACGAGCTTGCGACGCTGCTCTCGTCCAAGAGCGTGCTGGAGTACAAGGGTGCCGACGTGGACGCGTTGCGCGGTATCGCCGACGCCTACAACAAGCAGGACACGCATCTCTTCAACAACATTCTGGCCAAGTGCCGCACCGAGGCAGAGGAGtccggcgccggtggcggcagcgacacgaACCTCCTCGCCGATGAGGTGGTGCGTCGGCAGGTGAACGACATGTACAacacgctgctggagcgtcATATATTGAAGGTGGTGTCGCCGTACAACCGCGTGCAGATCGCCTACGTGAGCAGCCTGCTGAAGCTGGATGCCATGGTTGTAGAGCAGAAGCTGTCGCAGCTCATTCTTGATCGCAAGCTGCGCGGCATCGTTGAtcagcagcatcgctgccTCATTCTCTTCGACGACGAGGCAGCTGAGGCGTCCAAGCCAGACAAGGATGGCGGAGAGGACTTCTACGACAACGCTgcggacgccgccgccgcggcggacCAGGCGCCGACAACGCTCTACCAGGACGCGCTCACGGCACTGGAGTGCTACAACACGCTCGTCACGGCGCTCTTCGACAAAATCAACGGAAAGTTCGACGCGCTCGTCGAGGAGAACATCGCGAAGCACAGGGGCGccaaagcaaaggaaaacgagGACGAGGCAAACCGCAAGAACAAGCGAggcggcatcagcagcaccaaaGACGCAGCCGCCGACCGGGGCGGGAAGAACGACAAGTCTGACAGTGGCAACAAGCCGACAAGGCCTGGAGACAAGCGCAGGTGA
- a CDS encoding putative FtsJ-like methyltransferase — MGRASKDKRDIYYRKAKEEGYRARSAYKLLQIEEEFHILDPAEIRTGAVDLCAAPGSWSQVLAQCFKTIGANATAAAVAGAALPAQTPRVVAVDLQEMAPIDGVAILQGDITSEVTANEIIRLLNAPNSTGGPCTDDEQQQQPTSSNPSSSSSSHPPVLCASQRKADIVLCDGAPDVTGMHELDEYLQHHLLLAALHITTFVLRAGGCFLTKMFRGPNTAFLIAKSEIFFEQVRVVKPKSSRNASMESFLLCQGFRMPPGYVPRLISAAPASAVSTVSGGSASASTGYGSRAEAENEEDMKGGRRERATVSGGRLRASGFTPEAPSYCYGTTASSSHVPAGSAAAAAGQGVALDSQRTSCTLAERVLAPFLSCGDLSGFDADMCYDRDEEVGVLEPVQPPLQAPYLTAAAASLSLSAEVAGGQDTRGAGVPQSKKLRVESQVGAVEDDPNASEEQQQ, encoded by the coding sequence ATGGGTCGCGCATCGAAGGACAAGCGCGATATTTACTACCGCAaggccaaggaggagggctACCGTGCTCGCAGCGCATACAAGCTGCTCCAGATAGAGGAGGAGTTTCACATCCTCGACCCGGCCGAGATCCGCACCGGGGCGGTGGACCTGTGTGCCGCGCCTGGCAGCTGGTCGCAGGTGCTCGCCCAGTGCTTCAAGACGATCGGCGCCaacgcgacggcggcggcggtggcaggagCCGCTCTGCCGGCGCAGACGCCGCGCGTGGTGGCAGTGGACCTGCAAGAGATGGCCCCCATCGATGGGGTCGCCATTCTGCAGGGCGACATAACGAGCGAGGTGACTGCGAACGAGATCATTCGGCTTCTGAACGCGCCGAACTCGACTGGGGGGCCGTGCACCGatgacgagcagcagcagcagcccaccagcagcaacccttcctcctcctcctcttcgcacCCTCCCGTGCTCTGTGCGTCACAGCGGAAGGCGGACATCGTCCTCTGCGACGGCGCCCCCGACGTAACCGGCATGCACGAGCTGGACGAGtacctgcagcaccacctgctgctggccgCGCTGCACATCACTACGTTCGTGCTTCGGGCTGGTGGCTGCTTCTTGACCAAAATGTTCCGCGGCCCCAACACCGCCTTCCTCATCGCCAAGAGCGAGATCTTCTTCGAGCAGGTGCGTGTGGTGAAGCCGAAGTCATCACGCAACGCGTCCATGGAGAGTTTTCTCCTCTGCCAGGGGTTTCGCATGCCGCCCGGGTACGTGCCTCGGCTCATCAGCGCTGCACCGGCTTCCGCTGTCTCTACCGTCTCAGGAGGTTCTGCATCGGCGAGCACCGGCTATGGCTCTCGAGCAGAGGCTGAGAATGAAGAGGATATGAAGGGAGGacgtagagagagagccaccGTGAGCGGCGGCCGACTTCGCGCCAGCGGCTTCACGCCGGAGGCGCCGTCGTACTGCTACGGCACGACTGCGTCTTCCTCGCACGTGCCGGCTGggagcgccgcggcggcagcaggacAAGGTGTTGCGCTCGACAGCCAGCGGACGTCTTGCACGCTCGCAGAGAGAGTCCTGGCTCCGTTCCTCTCCTGCGGTGACCTTTCGGGGTTTGACGCCGACATGTGCTACGACAGGGATGAGGAGGTTGGCGTGCTGGAGCCGGTGCAGCCTCCGCTTCAGGCACCGTACTTgactgccgccgctgcttcgctgtCACTGTCCGCAGAGGTTGCCGGCGGACAAGACACgcggggggcgggggtgcCACAAAGTAAAAAATTGCGTGTGGAGTCGCAGGTGGGTGCTGTGGAGGACGACCCCAATGCAagtgaagagcagcagcaatga
- a CDS encoding putative casein kinase II, alpha chain — MTHVDAAAHRTDGGRHGSGSGDESKMKKVKPEEYEHPFWHVYRQRGADYWDYKNTRVDFNTNLAPYELQQKIGRGKYSEVFRGRNRNNGCLCVLKLLKPVRHQKILREISILRNLCGGPNVVRLLDVLRDTDSQTVVLVTEYVHHPTTLRNLLYSNKLTNFDMRYYLYEILRSLDFAHRRGIFHRDIKPYNVMIDHERKILRVIDWGLGEYYIHGQALNCGVATRHYKGPELLVGYRHYDYSLDIWCLGCVLAGLLFHCDPFFVGASNEDQLLQIVAVFGKKALFRYLDKYQCRLSRVVESSLHNLPDEHVDWCRYIKKGSIQESWCDATALDLLDKMLQFDHQDRIMAHEAMQHPFFAPVRDALAKDPQERYPVARR; from the coding sequence atgaCGCACGtagacgctgctgcacaccgcACGGACGGTGGCaggcacggcagcggcagcggtgatgaATCGAAGATGAAGAAAGTAAAGCCGGAGGAGTACGAGCACCCGTTCTGGCACGTGTATCGCCAACGCGGCGCGGACTACTGGGATTACAAGAACACGCGGGTGGACTTCAACACCAACTTGGCCCCgtacgagctgcagcagaaaATCGGGCGCGGCAAGTACTCAGAGGTCTTTCGCGGCCGAAACCGAAACAACGGCTGCTTGTGTGTTCTGAAGCTCCTCAAGCCCGTACGTCACCAAAAAATCCTGCGTGAGATCAGCATCCTACGCAACCTCTGCGGTGGTCCGAACGtcgtccgcctcctcgatgtCCTGCGCGACACCGACTCGCAGACGGTCGTGCTCGTCACCGAGTACGTGCACCACCCAACAACGCTGCGCAACCTCCTCTACTCAAATAAGCTCACCAACTTTGACATGCGCTACTACCTGTACGAGATACTACGCTCGCTGGACTTcgcccaccgccgcggcatcTTTCACCGCGACATCAAGCCCTACAACGTCATGATCGATCACGAGCGCAAGATCCTGCGTGTGATTGACTGGGGCCTGGGCGAGTACTACATCCACGGACAGGCACTCAACTGCGGCGTGGCAACTCGGCACTACAAGGGGCCTGAGCTGCTGGTTGGCTACCGCCACTACGACTACTCGCTCGATATCTGGTGCCTCGGGTGTGTGCTGGCGGGCCTGCTCTTCCACTGCGACCCCTTCTTCGTCGGCGCCAGCAACGAGGATCAGCTCCTTCAGATTGTGGCTGTGTTTGGGAAAAAGGCGCTGTTTCGCTACCTCGACAAGTACCAGTGCCGCCTCTCCCGCGTGGTGGAGTCGAGCCTGCACAACCTCCCTGACGAGCACGTTGACTGGTGCCGGTACATTAAGAAAGGATCGATCCAGGAGTCGTGGTGCGACGCAACTGCCCTGGACTTGCTTGATAAGATGCTCCAGTTCGACCATCAGGACCGCATCATGGCCCATGAGGCGATGCAACACCCCTTCTTTGCTCCCGTGCGTGATGCGCTGGCGAAGGATCCGCAGGAGCGCTACCCTGTAGCAAGGCGCTGA